In one Sphingobium sp. MI1205 genomic region, the following are encoded:
- the trbJ gene encoding P-type conjugative transfer protein TrbJ → MSKSIMRRTALAGVAAIAVLAASVPAQAQFGSGIVFDPTNYAQNVLTAARELQQINNQIQQIENQATSLINQAKNLASLPFSTLATLQAQIQRTQQLLNNAQRIAYSVQSIDQAFTTRYNGATASTSDAQMVANAQESWKTSVAAFQDTMRVQAGVVGNIDGARTSMNGLVSASQSATGALQAAQAGNQLLALQSQQIADLTALLAAQSRAQALEMARQTQIEADAQERFRRFMGN, encoded by the coding sequence ATGAGCAAGTCCATCATGCGGCGCACGGCGTTAGCCGGTGTCGCCGCCATCGCTGTCCTCGCCGCGAGCGTTCCCGCGCAGGCGCAGTTCGGCAGCGGCATCGTGTTCGATCCGACCAACTATGCGCAGAATGTGCTCACTGCCGCGCGCGAGCTGCAACAGATCAACAACCAGATTCAGCAGATCGAGAACCAGGCGACCTCGCTCATCAATCAGGCGAAGAATCTCGCCTCGCTGCCATTCAGCACGCTCGCGACCTTGCAGGCGCAGATCCAGCGCACCCAGCAACTCCTGAACAATGCCCAGCGCATCGCCTACAGCGTCCAGTCGATCGATCAGGCGTTCACCACCCGATACAACGGCGCGACCGCCTCGACCTCCGACGCGCAGATGGTCGCCAACGCGCAGGAGAGCTGGAAAACCAGCGTCGCCGCATTTCAGGATACGATGAGGGTTCAGGCGGGCGTCGTCGGCAATATCGACGGCGCCCGCACCAGCATGAACGGCCTGGTCTCGGCCAGCCAGTCGGCGACCGGCGCGCTCCAGGCGGCGCAGGCCGGCAACCAGCTTCTCGCGCTCCAGTCGCAGCAGATCGCCGACCTGACGGCGCTGCTTGCCGCGCAGTCGCGCGCGCAGGCGCTGGAGATGGCCCGCCAGACGCAGATCGAGGCGGACGCGCAGGAGCGGTTCCGCCGCTTCATGGGCAACTGA
- the trbK-alt gene encoding putative entry exclusion protein TrbK-alt, translated as MSRTAKIGGVAALAGMMMAVVVAGVVTRERPAQVATPVQQTAAVPEALARELDRCATLTMPDAGCEAAWAANRRRFFGEEGARP; from the coding sequence ATGTCGCGCACCGCGAAAATTGGCGGCGTCGCCGCGCTCGCCGGCATGATGATGGCGGTCGTGGTCGCCGGGGTCGTGACGCGCGAGCGGCCGGCTCAGGTGGCGACACCCGTTCAACAGACGGCGGCTGTGCCCGAGGCGCTGGCGCGCGAGCTGGACCGCTGCGCCACGCTCACCATGCCCGACGCGGGATGCGAGGCGGCGTGGGCCGCCAATCGCCGTCGCTTCTTCGGCGAGGAAGGCGCCCGGCCATGA
- the trbL gene encoding P-type conjugative transfer protein TrbL: MTDTGVIDTFLNTFSTYIDSGFGLLGGEVGFLSSTLIAIDVTIAGLFWAWGADEDVLQRLVKKTLYIGTFAFIIGNFSNLAGILFQSFAGLGLKASGGTLAIGDFMKPGSIAANGLTAAKPLLTAAGQYSSLWAFFSNAALIVVLLLAWAIVVLAFFVIAVQVFITIIEFKLVTLAGFVLLPFAFWHRTAFMAEKVLGHIVSTGIKVLVLAVITGIGTTLFSQFTDASLGTVPTAEQVMAIALAALSLLGLSVFGPGIANGIVAGGPQLGAGAAAGTALAAGGAIMGGVAGARLAAGAAAGAIGGMATGGARAAGATSGAYAARSTGKSGAASVAGGLGGVGKAAGSAAMSPLRQAAASVKQNYQSASAATSAAASTTGTAAPEASAAAGPPAWAKAMKHRQTMSHGASVAAHTLRGGDSHGGGSSVDTSEKD, translated from the coding sequence ATGACCGACACCGGCGTCATCGACACCTTCCTCAACACGTTCAGCACTTACATCGACAGCGGGTTCGGGCTCCTCGGCGGGGAGGTCGGATTCCTCTCCTCGACGCTGATCGCGATCGACGTGACCATTGCCGGCCTGTTCTGGGCCTGGGGCGCCGACGAGGACGTGTTGCAGCGTCTCGTTAAGAAGACCCTCTATATCGGCACCTTCGCCTTCATCATCGGCAACTTCTCCAATCTCGCCGGCATCCTGTTTCAGAGCTTCGCGGGGCTCGGCCTGAAAGCGTCGGGCGGCACTCTCGCGATCGGCGATTTCATGAAGCCGGGCAGCATCGCCGCCAACGGCCTCACCGCCGCCAAGCCGCTGCTCACCGCCGCCGGCCAATATAGCAGCCTGTGGGCCTTCTTCTCCAACGCCGCGCTGATCGTGGTGCTGCTGCTCGCCTGGGCGATCGTCGTGCTCGCCTTCTTCGTGATCGCCGTGCAGGTCTTCATCACGATCATCGAGTTCAAGCTGGTGACGCTCGCCGGCTTCGTGCTGCTCCCCTTCGCCTTCTGGCACCGCACCGCCTTTATGGCCGAGAAGGTGCTCGGCCACATCGTCTCGACCGGCATCAAGGTGCTGGTGCTGGCCGTCATCACCGGCATCGGCACCACTTTGTTCAGCCAGTTCACCGACGCCAGCCTCGGAACCGTGCCGACAGCCGAACAGGTCATGGCCATCGCGCTTGCAGCCTTGTCGTTGCTCGGCTTGTCCGTCTTCGGCCCCGGTATCGCCAACGGCATCGTCGCCGGCGGTCCGCAACTCGGCGCGGGCGCGGCGGCGGGAACCGCGCTCGCCGCCGGAGGCGCGATCATGGGAGGCGTCGCCGGTGCGCGCCTCGCGGCCGGCGCAGCGGCAGGCGCGATCGGCGGCATGGCGACGGGCGGTGCGCGCGCCGCAGGCGCCACGTCGGGCGCCTATGCCGCGCGCTCGACCGGCAAGTCCGGCGCGGCTTCGGTGGCTGGCGGCCTCGGCGGCGTCGGCAAGGCGGCGGGAAGCGCCGCGATGTCGCCGCTCCGCCAGGCCGCCGCTTCGGTGAAGCAGAACTACCAATCGGCAAGCGCCGCGACCTCCGCCGCAGCCTCGACGACGGGCACGGCCGCCCCGGAGGCGTCCGCCGCAGCCGGCCCGCCGGCCTGGGCCAAGGCCATGAAGCACCGCCAGACCATGAGCCACGGCGCGAGCGTCGCCGCCCACACGCTACGCGGTGGCGACAGCCACGGCGGCGGCTCCTCGGTCGATACCAGCGAGAAGGACTAG
- the trbF gene encoding conjugal transfer protein TrbF, with protein MFRRPSIRYGQTPEPETPYQRAAQVWDDRIGSARVQAKNWRLACLASLALSGGLAAGLVWESARGSIVPWVVQVDRLGQAQAVAPADYGYRPTDPEIAFHLARFIEEVRGIAADGIVVRQNWLRAYDFTTDKGAVALNDYARSNDPFANIGKVQVAVDISSVIRASPDSFRVAWTERRYQDGNLAATERWSAILTIVIQTPATPDALRKNPLGIYVNAINWSKELSDDAS; from the coding sequence ATGTTCCGACGCCCCTCCATCCGCTACGGGCAGACGCCCGAGCCCGAGACGCCCTACCAGCGTGCCGCCCAGGTCTGGGATGACCGCATCGGCTCCGCGCGCGTGCAGGCGAAGAACTGGCGGCTTGCCTGCCTGGCCTCGCTGGCTTTGTCGGGCGGACTCGCCGCCGGCCTTGTATGGGAGTCCGCGCGCGGCTCGATCGTGCCGTGGGTGGTGCAGGTCGATCGGCTCGGCCAGGCGCAGGCGGTCGCGCCCGCCGACTACGGCTACCGCCCGACCGATCCCGAAATCGCCTTCCACCTCGCGCGCTTCATCGAGGAGGTGCGCGGGATCGCCGCCGACGGAATCGTGGTCCGCCAGAACTGGCTTCGCGCCTACGACTTCACCACCGACAAGGGCGCGGTCGCGCTCAACGATTATGCGCGCTCGAACGACCCGTTCGCCAATATCGGCAAGGTCCAGGTCGCGGTGGACATCTCCAGCGTGATCCGCGCCTCGCCCGACAGCTTCCGCGTCGCATGGACCGAGCGGCGCTACCAGGACGGCAACCTTGCCGCGACCGAACGCTGGTCGGCGATCCTGACGATCGTGATCCAGACACCCGCCACCCCCGATGCGCTCCGCAAGAATCCGCTCGGGATCTACGTCAACGCCATCAACTGGTCGAAGGAGCTGTCCGATGACGCATCCTGA
- the trbG gene encoding P-type conjugative transfer protein TrbG — MTHPDARRAALPVLLLSASALAGCATAGAKPPAIAYDDAVPAVQAVPAPEPAKPVEVVAIPQPLPLPGQLKPVRAAPRVPEAADPKERVGLANAAARVQPVKDGFLNAIQQYPYADGALYQVYTAPGEVTDIALEEGEELAGSGPVAAGDTVRWVIGDTTSGSGATKRVHILVKPTRPELTTNLVINTARRTYHLELRATAATYMASVSWTYPQDSLIALRRQNAEASAAAPIASGLDIAALNFRYAIDGDNAPWKPLRAFDDGRQVFIEFPAGIAQGEMPPLFVVGPAGGGELVNYRVQGRYMVVDRLFGAAELRMGDKKSQQKVRVTRTDGTRRGRS; from the coding sequence ATGACGCATCCTGACGCACGCCGGGCCGCGCTGCCGGTCCTGCTGCTTTCCGCCTCCGCGCTCGCCGGCTGCGCCACTGCCGGCGCCAAGCCGCCCGCCATCGCCTATGACGATGCCGTGCCCGCCGTTCAGGCAGTCCCTGCGCCCGAACCGGCCAAGCCGGTCGAGGTGGTGGCGATCCCGCAGCCGCTGCCCCTGCCGGGGCAGTTGAAGCCGGTGAGGGCTGCGCCGCGCGTGCCCGAGGCGGCTGATCCGAAGGAGCGCGTCGGCCTCGCCAATGCTGCGGCCCGCGTGCAGCCGGTCAAGGACGGCTTCCTCAACGCCATCCAGCAATATCCCTACGCCGATGGCGCGCTCTATCAGGTCTATACCGCGCCCGGCGAGGTGACGGATATCGCGCTGGAGGAGGGCGAGGAACTCGCAGGCTCCGGGCCGGTCGCGGCCGGCGATACGGTGCGCTGGGTCATCGGCGACACGACAAGCGGATCGGGCGCGACGAAGCGCGTCCATATCCTCGTGAAGCCCACCCGGCCCGAGCTGACCACGAACCTCGTCATCAACACCGCCCGGCGCACCTATCACCTCGAACTGCGCGCCACGGCCGCGACCTATATGGCGTCGGTCTCGTGGACCTATCCGCAGGATAGCCTGATCGCGCTCCGTCGCCAGAACGCCGAGGCGAGCGCGGCGGCGCCGATCGCATCGGGGCTGGACATAGCCGCGCTCAATTTCCGCTACGCGATCGACGGTGACAATGCGCCGTGGAAGCCGCTGCGCGCGTTCGACGACGGCCGCCAGGTGTTCATCGAGTTTCCGGCCGGTATCGCGCAGGGCGAGATGCCGCCGCTGTTCGTGGTCGGGCCGGCCGGTGGCGGCGAGCTGGTCAACTACCGTGTCCAGGGCCGGTACATGGTGGTGGACCGGCTGTTTGGCGCGGCCGAACTGCGCATGGGCGACAAGAAGTCTCAGCAGAAGGTGCGCGTCACCCGCACCGATGGCACGCGCCGGGGCCGGTCATGA
- a CDS encoding TrbI/VirB10 family protein, with protein sequence MSGSEQESAAPTSMAATAAPQSPSDAQAFRLRGSPPRVMRLSRKALAAVGVVAGLGIGGSLIYALRPAGQHQAKELYSTDNRPTADVISAAPKDYGHVPKLGPALPGDLGPPILSAEQRREAALGTPGTAPAGAGAQANAAAEARQRVLQERDAARTSKLFLGGETAPGAAPALAIADQPAAALPAAAPTTQSDYASPNGQAAKRAFMKDDGDRRVVSAERLSAPASPYVVQAGSVIAAALITGLRSDLPGQITAQVTQNVYDSPTGRILLIPQGSKLIGAYDSSVSFGQSRVLLAWTRLILPDGHSIALERQPGADAAGYAGLEDSVNNHWGKLFKAALLSTMLSVGSEAGTSQSENNLAQALRAGAANGFSQAGQQIVERELNIQPTLTIRPGFPVRVIVTRDLVLTPAGGGQ encoded by the coding sequence ATGAGCGGGTCCGAACAGGAATCGGCCGCGCCGACCAGCATGGCGGCGACCGCCGCACCCCAATCCCCATCGGATGCGCAAGCGTTCCGTCTGCGTGGAAGCCCGCCGCGTGTGATGCGGCTGTCGCGCAAGGCGCTGGCGGCGGTCGGTGTCGTCGCGGGCCTCGGCATCGGCGGCTCGCTGATCTATGCGCTGCGCCCGGCCGGCCAGCACCAGGCGAAGGAGCTATACAGCACCGACAACCGGCCGACCGCCGATGTCATCAGCGCCGCACCCAAGGATTACGGTCATGTCCCGAAGCTCGGCCCGGCGCTGCCCGGCGATCTCGGGCCGCCGATCCTCTCGGCCGAGCAGCGCCGCGAGGCGGCGCTGGGAACTCCGGGCACGGCCCCGGCCGGTGCGGGCGCGCAGGCGAACGCTGCCGCCGAAGCACGCCAGCGCGTGCTTCAGGAGCGCGATGCCGCGCGCACCAGCAAGCTGTTCCTGGGCGGCGAAACGGCGCCGGGCGCCGCGCCCGCGCTCGCCATCGCGGATCAGCCCGCCGCAGCATTGCCGGCCGCCGCGCCGACCACGCAGTCCGACTACGCCAGCCCCAACGGGCAAGCCGCCAAGCGCGCCTTCATGAAGGATGATGGCGACCGCCGCGTGGTCAGCGCGGAACGGCTGTCGGCGCCGGCGTCGCCTTATGTGGTCCAAGCCGGCAGCGTGATCGCCGCCGCGCTCATCACCGGCCTCCGCTCCGACCTTCCCGGCCAGATCACGGCCCAGGTGACGCAGAACGTCTATGACAGCCCGACCGGCCGCATCCTGCTGATCCCGCAAGGGTCGAAGCTGATCGGCGCCTATGATTCCTCGGTGTCGTTCGGGCAGAGCCGTGTGCTCCTCGCCTGGACGCGGCTGATCCTGCCCGATGGTCACTCGATCGCGCTCGAGCGCCAGCCCGGAGCCGACGCCGCAGGTTATGCCGGGCTTGAGGACAGCGTGAACAACCATTGGGGCAAGCTGTTCAAGGCTGCGCTCCTTTCGACCATGCTCAGCGTGGGCAGCGAGGCCGGCACCAGCCAGAGCGAGAACAATCTGGCGCAGGCGCTCCGGGCCGGCGCCGCCAACGGATTCAGCCAGGCCGGGCAGCAGATCGTCGAGCGCGAGCTGAATATCCAGCCGACGCTCACCATCCGGCCCGGCTTCCCGGTTCGGGTCATTGTGACGCGCGACCTGGTGCTCACCCCGGCAGGAGGCGGGCAATGA
- a CDS encoding DUF2274 domain-containing protein produces the protein MTAKLRLGPITDDKPVKLTVELPASLHADLALYARLLADAGDAPIEPGRLIVPMLQRFIAADRAFLKARRQQG, from the coding sequence ATGACCGCGAAGCTCAGGCTCGGACCGATCACCGACGACAAGCCGGTGAAGCTGACCGTGGAATTGCCGGCGTCGCTCCACGCGGACCTCGCGCTTTACGCGCGCCTGCTCGCCGATGCCGGCGACGCGCCGATCGAGCCCGGCCGCTTGATCGTCCCCATGCTCCAGCGGTTCATCGCGGCTGATCGCGCCTTCCTGAAAGCTAGGCGACAGCAAGGGTAA
- a CDS encoding LysR family transcriptional regulator, producing MIEFRQLRYLIAAAEAGSFSRAARRLGIKQATLSRHILETEKRLDMVLFDRKTRGATLTLDGETYLRRAQRIMKELDELNEWVRTTRNGATGGLAVGFYTSLSAGNLRATVSEFTTRYPDVKIRGFERDRDLLLAGIESQLLDIAIIVGETTYPGLASRPFWSERLLAALPEDHTLAARERIYWPDLAGERFLLMVRDPGPETRSLILSKLGMPGFSPQIDMDDITRETALSSIALGGRISIIAETACGIQIQGVVFREIFETNGHTRIGYSGYWREDNQNPVLRRFLDFVVSRYSLPPIPHRRRETQ from the coding sequence ATGATTGAGTTTCGCCAGCTCCGCTATCTGATCGCCGCGGCAGAGGCCGGCAGCTTCAGCAGAGCGGCCCGGCGGCTGGGCATCAAGCAAGCAACCCTCAGCCGGCATATTCTGGAAACGGAGAAGCGGCTGGACATGGTGCTGTTCGATCGCAAGACACGCGGTGCAACCCTCACACTGGACGGCGAGACCTACCTGCGGCGGGCGCAACGCATCATGAAAGAGCTGGACGAGCTGAACGAATGGGTCCGCACGACCCGTAACGGCGCCACCGGGGGACTCGCGGTCGGCTTCTATACCTCGCTTTCGGCGGGCAACCTGCGCGCCACAGTGAGCGAGTTCACGACCCGCTATCCCGACGTGAAGATTCGCGGGTTCGAGCGCGATCGCGACCTGTTGCTGGCCGGCATAGAAAGCCAGTTGCTCGACATCGCGATCATTGTAGGTGAGACGACTTATCCGGGGCTCGCGAGCCGCCCGTTCTGGAGCGAACGGTTGCTCGCGGCGCTGCCGGAGGATCATACGCTCGCCGCGCGCGAACGTATCTACTGGCCGGACCTGGCCGGCGAGCGCTTCCTGCTTATGGTGCGAGATCCCGGGCCGGAGACGCGCAGCCTCATCCTGAGCAAGCTGGGGATGCCGGGCTTCTCGCCGCAAATCGACATGGACGACATCACACGCGAGACGGCGCTGAGTTCGATCGCGCTTGGCGGTCGCATCTCGATCATTGCCGAGACGGCGTGCGGCATCCAGATTCAAGGCGTGGTCTTCCGCGAGATCTTTGAGACCAACGGCCATACGAGGATCGGCTATTCAGGCTATTGGCGCGAGGATAACCAGAATCCCGTCTTGCGGCGGTTCCTCGATTTCGTTGTCAGCCGCTATTCGCTGCCACCCATCCCGCATCGGCGGCGCGAAACTCAGTAA
- a CDS encoding alpha/beta hydrolase, which yields MAESNLDILVPARRIPVSSLASDELRRKTIDAAKIESYPGGVIPSTNEEWRQWILARGYDDLRIDELLATFNLDMTSRTIAGVPCFEIVPRDLTDARRDQLYLNMHGGGFVVHAGKAGTDEAVLMAGLTRTPVLEIDYRMPPDHPFPASIDDGFAVWSELAALRSPRGMAMFGTSAGGNMVLAVIQRALREGIPLPAAICVNSPWSDLSCTGDSYFIMDGIDPTTFETLEPMARVYAGDLELTNPLVSPVYGDYENFPPAVLISGTRDVFLSNTVRVDRKLRESGIETRLIVMEGHAHADTANPAFPEVRYVFGEIQRFFERYVK from the coding sequence ATGGCAGAATCCAATTTAGATATCCTAGTTCCCGCCCGCCGAATACCGGTGTCATCACTCGCTAGTGATGAACTTCGCAGAAAAACTATAGATGCGGCGAAAATAGAGAGCTATCCTGGGGGGGTCATTCCGTCAACGAATGAGGAATGGCGTCAGTGGATTCTTGCGCGCGGATATGATGATCTTCGTATCGATGAGCTTCTCGCAACCTTCAATCTGGATATGACCAGTCGCACGATTGCTGGCGTGCCGTGCTTTGAGATCGTGCCTCGTGATCTAACCGATGCAAGGCGAGATCAACTCTACCTAAATATGCACGGCGGTGGCTTCGTTGTCCATGCAGGCAAGGCTGGCACCGATGAGGCCGTGCTGATGGCGGGACTGACACGTACGCCCGTGTTGGAGATCGACTATCGCATGCCGCCTGATCACCCGTTCCCGGCTTCCATAGATGATGGTTTTGCCGTGTGGTCCGAGCTCGCGGCGTTACGATCGCCTCGGGGTATGGCCATGTTCGGCACGTCAGCCGGCGGCAACATGGTTCTAGCGGTTATTCAGCGGGCGCTACGTGAGGGCATTCCGCTCCCAGCCGCTATATGTGTCAATTCACCGTGGTCTGACCTCAGTTGTACGGGTGACAGCTACTTCATAATGGATGGCATCGATCCGACAACATTCGAAACCCTTGAGCCGATGGCGCGCGTGTATGCAGGCGACCTTGAATTGACGAATCCTCTGGTCTCTCCAGTATATGGCGATTATGAGAACTTTCCGCCCGCCGTCCTCATAAGCGGTACTAGGGACGTCTTTCTCTCCAATACCGTAAGGGTTGACAGAAAACTGCGCGAGAGTGGTATCGAAACTCGACTTATAGTTATGGAGGGCCATGCTCATGCAGACACTGCGAATCCCGCTTTCCCGGAGGTGCGGTATGTCTTCGGTGAAATCCAGCGCTTCTTCGAACGCTACGTTAAGTAA
- a CDS encoding TonB-dependent receptor has protein sequence MTLGGENLGIGRTPDVIASKRLRLNDGMKIKTLFRRGMMGNHRRITLHSGVVMSALFSVITGTQAHGQAVQSGSATPPAPDGIASRENTHPDTGVAEIVVTAQKRSQRLSDVGISVAVASGEQLRTSGITDIAGLRQVVPGFSAATSSFGYPVFSLRGVSFNSLSASAPPAVSTYLDEAALPYPAMTGGLLLDVERVEVLKGPQGTLFGQNATGGSINVISAKPTREFHAGIATEVDNFGQVMLTGYISGPITDTLRARVAASTTQFGAWQKGYYLSDQKNGDQNLGAARLLLEWTPDDRLALSLNVTGSYDHGEAQQGQAASVTPVIPAASPPGFIGYPSPHGDRDADFDAGFNTHKQNYTVQNVLRADYKLGNSTTVTSITNYIRSKSRTPIDNDGTAIPVIVAEPFSSFNTFSQELRIAGSLSQARLHYIIGANYQRDIVHDDLIDTSFAYSGLPRGVVEVNKYRVTNRAVGLFANVDYDLTSKLTLTGGARYTSTRQTLKGCTADGGNGLFSATVGGVANILRAASGLPPTNAYLPGQCILINDVGSVPAYLPVSADLAQKEDNVSWRAGLNYKPTTSSLIYGLISRGYKAGSFPAQISLVLSSIRPVKQESVTSYEIGVKQSIFDRRLQVNLTGFYYDYRNKQFFTYVPVGGFINVSTVVNVPRSSVKGLDIDFTARPTDRLSVRGSATLLDTNVNRYSGFNYLGMLTDFSGKEFNYAPRFSTTADVEYRVPIASSLEGYVGGSMVYNSRTFADLGEPDGFRINSYTVLDARVGIRARAGWQAGLFVRNLTNEYYWTSVVSGGDSSVRYTGRPRTFGLTASANF, from the coding sequence ATGACGCTAGGTGGCGAGAATCTCGGCATCGGGAGAACTCCCGATGTCATCGCTTCAAAAAGATTACGTCTGAATGACGGTATGAAAATCAAAACGCTTTTTAGGAGAGGCATGATGGGGAATCATCGTCGAATCACGCTGCATAGTGGTGTCGTTATGTCTGCGCTCTTCTCGGTAATTACCGGGACCCAAGCACACGGTCAGGCTGTTCAATCAGGATCTGCCACACCGCCAGCGCCGGACGGTATAGCGTCGCGTGAGAATACGCATCCCGACACAGGCGTAGCCGAAATCGTTGTGACCGCTCAAAAGCGATCGCAGAGGCTAAGTGACGTCGGAATAAGCGTAGCGGTAGCGTCTGGTGAGCAGTTAAGAACCTCGGGGATAACTGACATCGCGGGATTACGGCAAGTTGTCCCTGGGTTCTCTGCCGCTACATCGTCGTTTGGATATCCTGTATTCTCTCTCAGGGGCGTGAGTTTTAACTCACTGTCCGCGTCCGCCCCGCCCGCTGTGAGCACATACCTTGACGAAGCGGCGCTACCATATCCGGCCATGACGGGTGGGCTCTTACTCGACGTCGAGCGCGTAGAAGTTCTGAAGGGACCACAAGGCACCTTATTCGGCCAGAATGCGACCGGAGGATCGATAAACGTCATATCAGCGAAGCCAACCAGGGAGTTTCACGCAGGGATCGCAACCGAAGTCGATAATTTTGGTCAGGTTATGCTAACCGGATACATTAGCGGTCCGATAACCGACACGCTGCGCGCTCGTGTTGCTGCGAGCACGACTCAATTCGGAGCCTGGCAGAAAGGCTACTATCTCAGCGACCAGAAGAACGGTGATCAGAACCTCGGAGCGGCCCGTCTATTGCTAGAGTGGACACCGGACGATCGGCTCGCTCTTTCGCTCAACGTCACGGGCTCGTACGATCATGGCGAGGCGCAACAAGGCCAAGCGGCTTCCGTAACTCCGGTCATTCCAGCGGCTTCACCGCCGGGTTTTATAGGATATCCCTCGCCGCATGGTGACCGAGACGCGGATTTCGACGCGGGTTTCAATACGCATAAGCAAAATTACACGGTGCAGAATGTATTGCGAGCAGACTATAAGCTCGGCAATTCAACAACTGTAACATCGATCACGAACTACATTCGGTCCAAGTCACGTACACCAATTGATAACGACGGGACCGCAATACCCGTGATTGTGGCTGAGCCATTTTCTAGCTTCAACACATTTTCCCAAGAGCTGCGCATTGCGGGAAGTTTATCCCAGGCGCGCCTCCATTACATCATAGGCGCCAACTACCAAAGGGACATTGTCCATGATGATCTGATTGATACGTCGTTTGCGTATTCTGGCTTGCCCCGCGGGGTCGTCGAAGTCAACAAGTACCGGGTTACAAATCGGGCAGTCGGCTTGTTTGCCAACGTCGACTATGACCTCACTTCCAAGCTCACCTTGACGGGGGGAGCGCGGTACACCTCAACCCGCCAGACCCTTAAGGGATGCACTGCGGATGGCGGAAATGGGCTGTTTTCCGCTACTGTAGGTGGTGTCGCCAACATCCTCCGGGCCGCCAGTGGGCTACCCCCGACTAATGCGTACCTGCCTGGGCAATGCATTCTTATCAATGATGTGGGCTCTGTCCCCGCCTACCTTCCTGTTTCTGCCGATCTTGCTCAGAAGGAAGACAATGTTTCTTGGCGCGCGGGTCTTAACTACAAGCCCACTACATCGAGCTTGATTTATGGCTTGATCAGCCGAGGCTATAAGGCCGGCAGCTTCCCCGCCCAGATTAGCTTAGTCCTGTCCTCAATCCGACCCGTGAAGCAGGAAAGCGTCACATCTTATGAGATCGGAGTTAAACAATCCATATTCGATCGTAGACTCCAGGTAAACCTCACGGGTTTCTACTATGACTACCGCAACAAGCAGTTTTTTACATACGTTCCGGTTGGTGGCTTTATCAATGTGTCTACGGTCGTCAATGTTCCAAGGTCATCTGTGAAGGGGTTAGATATTGATTTTACGGCCCGCCCAACGGATAGGTTGTCCGTGCGTGGTTCGGCGACGCTACTAGATACTAACGTTAACCGATATAGCGGGTTTAACTATTTGGGAATGCTTACTGATTTTAGCGGTAAGGAGTTTAACTATGCGCCTCGCTTCTCTACTACGGCAGACGTTGAGTACCGGGTCCCCATCGCGTCCTCTCTTGAGGGGTATGTCGGGGGAAGCATGGTATATAACAGTCGCACTTTTGCTGACTTGGGTGAGCCGGACGGCTTCCGCATAAACAGCTATACGGTTCTAGATGCGCGTGTGGGCATTCGTGCTCGCGCTGGGTGGCAAGCCGGTCTCTTTGTTCGAAATCTTACGAACGAGTACTATTGGACAAGTGTAGTCTCCGGCGGCGACTCCTCCGTTCGATATACAGGACGACCGCGTACCTTCGGACTTACGGCTAGCGCAAACTTCTGA
- a CDS encoding TetR/AcrR family transcriptional regulator: METLAKSNADSRRKTGTSLSPAKRKSRASLAATARWGKSAGQRADGHEYQELEPSEAVLRAATKAFAVSEAHEVTMREISDAAGVSLQTVYRYFPNKRSLISSCKDHIVKSYVDYLDHLIDLNDEPETKLFSIALGLNFVLIYPDKMRLTYLRILEMPAAMLDSSVGPIVAPYYKRCFALARKMCFPNAESRLITLISAINGMSQLVSLRESIPELNDFVSSLEGMSVDTMGIAFPGVDWASVYARTKFEPYLEEV; encoded by the coding sequence ATGGAAACGCTAGCAAAGTCGAATGCGGATTCGCGGCGGAAGACAGGCACGTCACTTTCCCCCGCCAAGCGCAAGAGCCGCGCCTCGCTTGCAGCTACTGCGAGGTGGGGCAAGTCAGCCGGCCAAAGGGCGGATGGCCACGAATATCAGGAATTGGAGCCCTCGGAGGCGGTTCTGCGAGCGGCAACTAAGGCTTTCGCGGTCTCCGAGGCGCATGAAGTTACAATGCGTGAAATCTCAGATGCTGCGGGCGTCAGCCTGCAAACGGTTTACCGCTATTTCCCCAATAAGAGGTCATTGATCTCATCCTGTAAAGATCATATCGTCAAGAGTTATGTTGACTATCTTGATCATCTTATCGACCTAAATGATGAGCCGGAGACCAAGTTATTTTCTATTGCACTAGGTCTCAATTTCGTACTAATATATCCGGACAAGATGCGGCTTACATATCTTCGGATATTGGAAATGCCCGCGGCGATGCTCGATAGCTCGGTCGGTCCGATTGTGGCGCCTTACTACAAGCGTTGTTTTGCGCTGGCGCGAAAGATGTGCTTTCCGAATGCCGAGAGCCGCTTAATAACTCTTATTTCTGCCATAAATGGAATGTCTCAGCTCGTTTCGCTTCGGGAGTCCATTCCCGAATTGAATGACTTTGTATCCTCCCTTGAGGGGATGTCTGTTGACACGATGGGGATCGCCTTCCCGGGCGTTGACTGGGCTTCGGTCTACGCCAGGACGAAATTCGAGCCGTATTTAGAGGAAGTTTGA